A stretch of Fusarium fujikuroi IMI 58289 draft genome, chromosome FFUJ_chr10 DNA encodes these proteins:
- a CDS encoding related to salicylate 1-monooxygenase → MAISSNTTKPFDIAIVGGGIAGLTLAIALHHRNVPVMLYERADNFHEIGAGVSFTPNAVQAMKMCHPGVHDAFLKVCTWNGWESKRKTWFDFLDGTTEDDKVAFSIKTPLGQNGVHRAQFLNELIHLLPSDKVQFNKHIDNAVEEPNGKVRMSFSDGTTAYADALIGCDGIGSRVRRMLFGENHPCARPRYSHKYAYRGLIPMDKAIEAVGEERARNACMHMGQDGHVLTFQVNHGEKLNVVAFRTDPNEWSDPTRLTKTARRQDALDDFKGYNSTVTNLLKLTEETLSVWAIFDLGDNPVPSFYKGRIAILGDAAHATSPHHGAGAGFCIEDSAVMAEILADERVQNLSDIEAAFAAYDESRRERGQWLVDSSRFVGNAYEWRAEGVGRDIPKIEQEINERIGVISNIELAKSCETARELLNKKRA, encoded by the exons ATGGCTATCTCGTCAAACACCACGAAGCCATTCGACATAGCCATTGTCGGCGGTGGTATTGCCGGCCTGACTCTGGCTATCGCCCTTCACCATCGAAATGTCCCCGTTATGCTTTATGAACGAGCCGACAATTTCCATGAGATTGGTGCAGGTGTCTCATTCACTCCTAATGCCGTGCAAGCGATGAAGATGTGCCATCCTGGTGTACACGACGCCTTTCTCAAAGTCTGCACCTGGAATGGCTGGGAATCTAAGCGCAAGACCTGGTTTGACTTCCTGGACGGCACCACCGAGGATGACAAGGTGGCTTTCAGCATCAAGACTCCTCTTGGCCAGAACGGTGTTCACAGAGCTCAGTTTCTCAACGAGCTTATTCACCTTTTACCTTCAGACAAGGTGCAGTTTAACAAACACATCGATAACGCAGTGGAAGAGCCTAATGGCAAGGTTCGCATGAGCTTTTCCGATGGCACAACGGCATATGCCGATGCTCTGATTGGTTGTGATGGCATCGGATCTCGCGTCCGGAGGATGCTTTTTGGAGAGAACCACCCATGTGCAAGACCCCGATATTCTCACAAGTATGCTTATCGTGGTCTCATCCCGATGGACAAAGCCATTGAGGCTGTCGGTGAGGAGAGGGCGCGAAACGCGTGCATGCAC ATGGGACAAGATGGTCATGTCTTGACCTTCCAAGTCAACCATGGCGAGAAGCTCAATGTTGTCGCGTTCCGCACAGATCCGAATGAGTGGAGTGATCCTACAAGGCTCACCAAGACAGCGCGCCGCCAGGATGCTTTGGATGATTTCAAGGGTTACAACAGCACCGTGACAAACCTTTTGAAGCTAACAGAAGAGACTCTCAGTGTG TGGGCCATCTTTGACCTTGGTGACAACCCCGTCCCATCattctataaaggcagaaTAGCTATCCTCGGCGACGCCGCCCACGCCACAAGTCCCCATCACGGTGCCGGAGCTGGTTTCTGTATAGAGGATAGCGCAGTCATGGCAGAAATTCTTGCCGATGAACGTGTACAAAATCTGTCGGATATCGAGGCTGCATTTGCCGCTTATGATGagtcgagaagagagaggggTCAATGGCTTGTCGATAGCAGTAGGTTTGTTGGAAATGCGTATGAGTGGAGGGCAGAGGGTGTTGGAAGAGATATTCCCAAAATTGAGCAGGAGATCAACGAGCGAATTGGTGTGATTTCTAACATTGAACTTGCGAAGTCATGCGAGACGGCCAGGGAGTTGTTGAACAAGAAACGAGCTTAG
- a CDS encoding related to nucleoside-diphosphate-sugar epimerase, which yields MTKIFLTGATGYIGGDVLHTLLKSHPEYKVRALVRDASKGAAITKSYSQVQLVTGGLDDTDVIAQEAQEADVVLHLAATGHLKSVQTIYETFSKRPDSANPPYYIQISGASALAAGELADKSRVFGTGSDVIYNDLTGIDSIKSLIKQYPSRAVDNYIFSVSEQTSNVKTALVVPPIIYGQGRGPGNQRSIQIPGLAKATLERKKGLQVGSGESRWGNIHVADLSRIFLRLVEKAVEGNQDENIWGANGLFFTGAGELVGFASLTEQNLVLTDWLQSFAEISRRIAVAANDFNLIPTTEVDNLDAKEIDSIIPHGSVLLGTNARAGADRARKILAWEPEHESLEEYIPTTVIQEAEALGIKGKNPKSKL from the exons ATGACCAAGATCTTCCT TACCGGCGCTACTGGCTACATTGGCGGTGATGTCCTCCATACGCTGTTGAAGTCGCACCCTGAATACAAAGTTCGGGCCTTGGTTCGCGATGCTTCGAAGGGAGCAGCCATAACCAAGAGCTATAGTCAGGTGCAGCTCGTGACTGGCGGACTTGACGACACAGATGTTATTGCACAGGAAGCCCAGGAAGCTGATGTCGTGCTTC ATCTCGCGGCCACTGGCCACTTGAAGAGTGTCCAGACCATCTACGAAACTTTCTCGAAAAGGCCTGACAGTGCGAATCCTCCATATTACATCCAAATCTCAGGCGCGAGCGCGTTGGCGGCTGGTGAGCTCGCCGACAAGTCGCGAGTCTTTGGTACAGGCAGTGATGTCATCTACAATGATCTCACTGGTATCGACTCAATCAAGTCGCTCATCAAGCAATACCCAAGCCGCGCAGTGGACAACTATATCTTTTCCGTTTCGGAGCAAACCTCGAATGTAAAGACAGCGCTTGTTGTTCCTCCCATCATTTACGGGCAAGGTCGTGGTCCCGGCAATCAGCGCAGCATACAAATTCCCGGGCTCGCCAAAGCGACATTGGAGCGCAAGAAGGGTCTGCAGGTTGGCTCTGGTGAAAGTCGCTGGGGGAACATTCACGTCGCCGATTTGAGCCGCATCTTTCTCCGCTTGGTTGAGAAAGCGGTTGAGGGCAATCAAGATGAGAACATTTGGGGAGCAAATGGACTCTTTTTCACGGGTGCTGGAGAATTGGTGGGTTTTGCATCCCTAACTGAGCAAAACTTGGTGCTAACAGATTGGCTACAGTCATTTGCCGAGATTTCACGTCGCATCGCTGTCGCTGCAAATGACTTTAATCTCATTCCGACGACAGAAGTTGACAATCTCGATGCAAAGGAGATAGACAGCATCATTCCCCACGGTTCTGTCCTGTTGGGAACAAACGCGCGCGCCGGAGCTGATCGGGCTCGAAAGATCCTCGCCTGGGAGCCAGAACATGAAAGCTTGGAAGAGTATATCCCAACCACAGTAATTCAAGAGGCCGAGGCACTTGGCATTAAGGGTAAGAATCCCAAATCCAAGCTTTGA
- a CDS encoding probable glycine/D-amino acid oxidases (deaminating) produces the protein MATPSFPQHPSSASYDVVIIGGATSGSAIAWFLVSNPDFKGKVLVVEKDPSLAYSATQASNNCMRQQFATEINIKIAQYAAEFVKDFRKNLKCEDGDGIPDISIRNFGYLYLADTSEFATVLEKDQKLQANCGSGTKIMSVDEIASKYPFLALDDIKAGSLNTFDEGAFDALGMVHSLRKRAQQLGVDYINNQVVGMARVGNKVTSVTLKTGESISVGNVVNAAGTRAAEVSRLAGIDLPIEARRRYTYIFSVDEPLSQDLPLTIDPTGVHMRSYRKKDYLVGCPPIGPDVAVNPEDFSYAEDVWNLKMLPVLKKRVPQFSTAKVTHSWMGHYEFNTFDHNAIIGPHNGVSNLLFCVGFSGHGSQQAPACGRGVAELITYGEFRTLDLSALGYGRIARNEPLMERAVI, from the coding sequence ATGGCTACTCCTTCGTTCCCTCAacatccttcttcagcctcttACGATGTCGTCATCATAGGCGGCGCAACGAGCGGCTCAGCTATAGCATGGTTTCTCGTGTCGAACCCTGATTTCAAGGGCAAAGTTCTTGTTGTCGAGAAAGACCCATCTCTTGCCTACTCTGCAACTCAGGCCAGCAATAATTGCATGCGTCAGCAATTCGCGACCGAGATCAATATCAAGATAGCTCAGTATGCTGCCGAATTTGTCAAAGACTTTCGCAAGAACCTCAAGTGCGAAGATGGCGACGGCATTCCGGATATTTCTATCCGCAACTTCGGCTATCTGTATCTCGCGGACACTTCCGAGTTTGCCACCGTTCTTGAGAAAGATCAAAAGCTTCAGGCTAACTGTGGTTCTGGGACTAAGATTATGTCGGTGGATGAGATAGCCTCCAAGTACCCTTTCTTGGCTCTGGATGACATCAAGGCGGGCAGTCTCAACACTTTTGATGAGGGTGCCTTTGACGCCCTTGGTATGGTCCATAGCTTGCGCAAAAGAGCTCAACAGCTTGGGGTCGATTACATCAACAATCAAGTTGTTGGAATGGCTCGCGTCGGCAACAAAGTCACTTCCGTTACTCTCAAGACTGGAGAGAGCATCAGCGTTGGCAATGTTGTCAACGCCGCAGGAACCAGAGCTGCTGAGGTCTCGCGGCTTGCTGGTATAGATCTCCCGATTGAGGCTCGCCGCAGATACACCTACATCTTCTCTGTCGATGAACCTCTATCTCAGGATCTCCCGCTCACCATTGATCCTACTGGTGTTCACATGCGATCATatagaaagaaagattaCCTCGTGGGTTGTCCTCCAATCGGCCCTGATGTTGCCGTCAACCCCGAAGACTTCAGCTACGCGGAGGATGTATGGAACCTGAAGATGCTACCTGTTCTCAAGAAGCGAGTTCCTCAGTTTTCCACTGCAAAGGTCACGCACTCGTGGATGGGCCACTACGAGTTCAACACTTTCGATCACAATGCCATCATCGGACCGCATAATGGAGTTTCCAACCTGTTATTCTGCGTGGGCTTCTCTGGACATGGAAGCCAACAGGCTCCCGCTTGTGGACGAGGTGTCGCAGAACTCATCACGTACGGAGAGTTTCGCACTCTAGACTTGTCGGCTTTGGGTTATGGTCGGATTGCTCGCAATGAGCCTCTGATGGAGCGAGCTGTTATTTAG
- a CDS encoding related to transcriptional activator Mut3p, with protein sequence MRVASHARRRKACDLCVSRKIKCDLAKPTCSNCKLYGVDCSITEVKSPATTSRRKAPASETSPADLSSTLHRNDTIESRLTHIEARLDQIAAEKPSGSASHNATTLNFQNFPEIRVYKASDMWNEATTLPCLGISPQFPTGAILAQTGKLELPPLQEVMGVLERYFDSYGCYMPLFDKGSFMKMTVDWYSENERKDLIPWAAINLVLAMTYRIMDDVPIEQPKLAQCMSNVQSVTTELMAWSDDILGLQVLLGMIILFQGTTNPQLAIVLIGSAIRLAQSMGLPSARASDDPDGSAQRGRVFWIAYILDRDLALRAKAPYTQFDAETDLELPGQFGDDDMGILESCTGTIRFNYLRARSELAIIQGKVHNFLYSRTAQRLSQEQRAETKVRIEQMLSNWRSALPQELLRSDKLFQDFSTISVHLVMNMYNRYLECLYRIHGTFAFDETWTDRALCYLSPTVIPTGDDGIDGKINQKEISPMPSAWSDCVEHSRLGLELAAFGRETEYSTWLHACCNLSGLIVLLVNIIEFPDQPSVMSDWSLIVRILSKFDQMNDKASNEPFFLLQVAHELDRKASRQVKRVAHMPSLSHQEAAFSEPWANPDLMFR encoded by the exons ATGAGGGTTGCAAGCCATGCGAGGAGGCGCAAGG CCTGCGATCTGTGCGTGTCGAGAAAGATCAAGTGTGACTTAGCCAAGCCAACCTGTTCAAACTGCAAGCTGTACGGGGTCGATTGCAGCATCACCGAAGTTAAAAGTCCGGCTACTACGAGTAGAAGAAAAGCGCCTGCCAGTGAAACAAGCCCGGCTGACTTATCTTCAACTCTCCACAG GAACGACACAATAGAGTCACGCTTGACTCACATTGAAGCAAGACTGGACCAAATCGCCGCCGAGAAACCATCCGGAAGTGCATCACACAATGCAACCACTTTGAACTTCCAGAACTTTCCCGAGATCCGCGTGTACAAAGCCTCAGACATGTGGAACGAAGCCACGACTTTACCTTGCCTTGGCATTTCACCGCAGTTTCCCACAGGGGCCATATTGGCCCAGACAGGAAAGCTTGAGCTGCCGCCACTTCAGGAAGTAATGGGCGTACTGGAGAGATACTTCGACAGCTACGGCTGCTACATGCCTCTGTTTGACAAAGGATCTTTCATGAAAATGACGGTTGACTGGTACTCTGAGAATGAAAGAAAAGATCTGATCCCTTGGGCTGCCATCAACCTTGTCCTCGCTATGACATACCGCATCATGGATGATGTGCCGATCGAGCAGCCAAAATTGGCTCAGTGTATGAGTAACGTACAGTCCGTCACGACCGAGTTGATGGCCTGGAGTGATGATATTCTAGGCTTACAGGTTCTACTGGGCATGATCATACTATTTCAGGGAACAACGAATCCGCAGCTCGCAATAGTACTCATAGGAAGCGCCATCCGCCTAGCGCAGAGCATGGGGTTGCCGTCCGCGAGAGCCTCCGACGATCCCGATGGATCAGCGCAACGTGGCCGAGTGTTCTGGATAGCCTACATTCTGGACAGG GACCTTGCCCTTCGCGCCAAAGCGCCCTACACTCAGTTCGATGCCGAAACTGATCTTGAACTTCCCGGCCagtttggagatgatgacaTGGGAATACTAGAGTCATGCACAGGGACTATTAGGTTCAACTACTTGCGTGCTCGATCTGAGTTGGCGATTATTCAGGGCAAAGTGCACAACTTCCTTTACAGCAGGACAGCTCAACGACTATCGCAGGAGCAGCGAGCAGAGACCAAGGTCCGTATCGAACAAATGCTCTCCAACTGGCGTAGTGCATTGCCACAAGAGCTCCTGCGATCAGACAAACTCTTCCAAGATTTCTCGACAATCTCAGTTCATCTTGTGATGAACATGTATAACCGATACCTCGAATGCCTCTACAGGATCCACGGGACCTTTGCTTTTGATGAGACATGGACTGACAGGGCGCTGTGTTACCTTTCTCCAACTGTGATTCCGACTGGGGATGATGGAATCGATGGTAAGATCAACCAGAAAGAGATCAGCCCAATGCCTAGTGCATGGTCCGATTGCGTCGAGCATTCAAGGCTTGGCCTAGAACTGGCAGCGTTTGGGAGGGAAACAGAGTATTCGACCTG GCTTCATGCTTGCTGCAATCTTTCGGGACTGATCGTTTTGCtggtcaacatcatcgagtTCCCTGACCAGCCGTCGGTCATGTCAGATTGGAGCTTGATAGTGAGAATCCTCAGCAAATTTGACCAGATGAATGACAAAGCATCGAATGAGCCATTCTTTCTGCTCCAGGTAGCTCATGAACTGGACCGCAAAGCTTCTAGACAGGTCAAGCGAGTCGCCCATATGCCGTCACTCAGTCATCAGGAAGCCGCATTCTCTGAGCCTTGGGCGAATCCGGACCTTATGTTCCGGTAG
- a CDS encoding putative dehydrogenase-like protein has product MAETQATRKRYAVVGTGGRSSFFYSAIATEYSKTSCIVALCDTNQTRMNYANSKLKSLGHGEVPTYLASNFDQMIKESKPDEVIITTMDRTHNIYIVRALELGCNVITEKPMTIDAPRCKEIFSAVERTGQKVRVTFNYRYAPHNTKVFELLRSGAIGKVTSVHFEWMLNTSHGADYFRRWHRDKRNSGGLLVHKSTHHFDLVNFWLQTRPQTVFATGDLAFYGRENAEKRGETKFYTRAHGSEVAKTDPFALHLDENPQLKAMYLDAEQEDAYYRDQSVFGDGISIEDTMNVLVKYRNGASLSYSLTAYAPWEGFRVSFNGTGGRLEVEVVENSYVNSGGDQAHEGSLESRKILLRPLFEKPREIKVEDGVGAHGGGDTVLLNDLFGTPVSDEYMRAASHIDGAASILTGIAANRSIATGQAINVDDILLVPSS; this is encoded by the exons atggcGGAAACTCAAGCAACACGAAAGCGATATGCCGTTGTTGGCACCGGCGGCcgctcaagcttcttctacTCAGCCATCGCAACAGAATACAGCAAAACATCATGCATCGTAGCACTTTGCGACACAAATCAGACTCGTATGAACTATGCGAACTCAAAGCTGAAGTCACTCGGCCATGGTGAGGTTCCGACGTATCTCGCCAGCAACTTCGATCAGATGATCAAAGAGTCCAAGCCCGACGAAGTCATCATTACAACAATGGATCGAACACACAACATCTACATTGTTAGAGCTCTCGAACTAGGATGCAATGTCATTACTGAGAAGCCGATGACTATTGACGCCCCTAGATGTAAGGAGATCTTTTCAGCAGTCGAGAGAACGGGCCAGAAAGTTCGCGTCACTTTCAACTACAGATATGCGCCTCACAACACGAAAGTCTTTGAGTTGCTAAGATCTGGAGCTATTGGAAAAGTCACAAGCGTCCATTTTG AATGGATGCTGAACACCAGCCACGGAGCCGACTACTTTCGCCGTTGGCACAGAGACAAGCGCAACAGCGGCGGTCTTTTGGTACACAAGTCAACCCATCACttcgatcttgtcaacttCTGGCTCCAGACCAGACCTCAAACTGTGTTTGCTACAGGCGACCTTGCCTTTTACGGCCGAGAGAACGCAGAGAAGCGTGGCGAGACCAAGTTCTATACCCGCGCCCATGGCAGCGAAGTCGCCAAAACTGACCCTTTTGCACTTCATCTCGATGAGAACCCCCAGTTGAAGGCCATGTATCTAGATGCCGAGCAGGAGGACGCTTACTACCGCGACCAGAGCGTCTTTGGTGACGGTATCAGCATCGAAGACACCATGAACGTTCTCGTCAAGTACCGCAATGGAGCTAGTCTTTCATACTCTCTTACAGCATATGCGCCATGGGAGGGTTTCCGAGTTAGCTTCAACGGAACTGGCGGACgtcttgaagttgaggtcGTTGAGAACAGCTACGTCAACTCAGGTGGTGATCAAGCACATGAGGGTTCTCTAGAAAGCCGCAAGATCCTGCTTCGACCTCTCTTCGAGAAGCCAAGAGAGATCAAGGTcgaagatggtgttggtgcTCATGGAGGTGGAGATACTGTCTTATTGAATGATTTGTTTGGAACGCCGGTGTCGGATGAATACATGCGAGCAGCGAGCCATATCGATGGTGCTGCTTCGATACTTACTGGTATCGCGGCTAACAGGTCTATTGCTACGGGACAAGCGATCAACGTAGATGATATTTTGCTAGTCCCCAGTTCATGA
- a CDS encoding probable autophagy protein (Atg22), whose product MTSQADPATAEARVSKDLHDEPAKQDVSAGIIVPALAEGDMPDTTKKEIWSWYAYYIGSNGLALFNFGPTAFQNLLSQAAPKDTGLLPFAGRERDVNSIVLLANGISFAIQAVLFLIIGAYADFGTGRRWILLVWSIIAYGIGFAWLGVHDPSKWQTGTALYIVGLIAYQMTLTYWTAAFPSLARNTPQLKEAAFQFEAGEITQSEMDRKDEMERSRLSNVAFYIQSVGEVVILAIIVGIMFGVKVDKSAENNNWGLSVLIAFATACWLVLSIPWFVLEKKRPGMKVPDHLNMITVGFWQLWEALTQIWHLKQSLIYLVGYFLLGDSLNTTVTVIGTLQNQVVSYETLTLTYLLIVGIVAQAIGIGAFWLIQKHFNLSVKAMFNAVMVFIILLDGWGMIGNWTDKFGFKNVWEIWLYQAFYGLFVCPWYSYSQIMISSVTPRGHEFLFFSLFNIIGKSSSFIGPFISSAIIDATPGGTNNSAPFYFLFALSLVSAIGIWSFLDLEKSAREQELFIIQEKIRMGEESEASNIA is encoded by the coding sequence ATGACATCCCAAGCAGATCCCGCGACGGCAGAGGCCAGGGTGTCCAAAGACCTGCATGATGAGCCTGCCAAGCAAGACGTCAGCGCAGGCATCATAGTGCCTGCGCTGGCAGAGGGCGACATGCCAGACACAACTAAGAAGGAGATCTGGTCGTGGTACGCGTATTACATTGGTTCAAATGGACTCGCCCTGTTCAATTTTGGCCCGACTGCCTTCCAGAATCTGCTGTCGCAGGCCGCGCCCAAAGATACAGGGCTTTTACCATTTGCGGGTCGCGAACGAGACGTCAACAGCATCGTTCTGCTCGCCAACGGCATATCTTTCGCTATTCAGGCCGTTCTCTTTCTCATTATCGGAGCTTACGCAGATTTCGGAACTGGCCGACGATGGATTCTTCTGGTCTGGTCTATTATCGCATATGGCATCGGCTTTGCCTGGCTGGGCGTCCATGATCCCAGCAAGTGGCAAACCGGCACAGCTCTTTACATTGTCGGCTTGATAGCTTATCAGATGACTTTGACCTATTGGACCGCTGCGTTTCCCTCTCTTGCTAGAAACACTCCGCAGCTGAAAGAAGCTGCCTTTCAGTTCGAGGCTGGAGAAATCACCCAAAGCGAGATGGATCgcaaggatgagatggagaggaGCAGGCTCAGCAACGTTGCCTTCTATATCCAGTCTGTTGGCGAAGTGGTTATTCTAGCCATCATCGTGGGCATCATGTTTGGTGTCAAAGTCGACAAGAGTGCCGAAAACAACAACTGGGGGCTTTCGGTCTTGATTGCTTTCGCTACTGCTTGTTGGCTTGTCCTGTCGATTCCCTGGTTCGTACTAGAGAAGAAACGGCCAGGAATGAAGGTCCCGGATCACTTGAACATGATCACCGTTGGATTCTGGCAGCTGTGGGAGGCCCTCACTCAAATCTGGCACCTCAAGCAGAGCTTGATCTATCTTGTTGGAtacttccttcttggcgattctctcaacaccaccgtcACTGTCATCGGCACCCTTCAAAACCAGGTCGTTAGCTACGAGACTCTCACTTTGACTtacctcctcatcgtcggcATCGTCGCTCAAGCTATCGGCATTGGTGCTTTTTGGCTTATCCAGAAACACTTTAACCTCAGTGTCAAGGCCATGTTCAACGCCGTCATGGttttcatcatccttctcgatgGCTGGGGCATGATTGGAAACTGGACCGACAAGTTTGGCTTCAAGAACGTCTGGGAAATCTGGCTGTATCAAGCTTTCTATGGACTATTTGTCTGTCCCTGGTACAGTTACTCGCAAATCATGATCAGCTCCGTCACCCCCCGGGGACACGagttccttttcttctccctcttcaacatcatcggcAAGTCGTCCAGTTTCATCGGACCTTTCATCAGCAGTGCTATCATTGATGCTACCCCCGGCGGCACTAACAACAGTGCTCCCTTTTACTTTTTGTTTGCTTTGAGCTTGGTCAGTGCTATTGGAATCTGGTcatttcttgatcttgagaagagtgcGCGGGAGCAAGAGTTGTTTATCATTCAAGAAAAGATACGCATGGGTGAGGAGTCAGAAGCGAGCAATATTGCGTAG
- a CDS encoding probable L-lactate dehydrogenase (cytochrome), producing the protein MVMHPAEVAQHNNANSCWLIIHADHPGGKKVILKNAGKDSTADFDLIHSIEILDKWLDPSKHLGDIDTSKTGMSADGTTQSKESEQSQGTVTRKPKLSQCVNISDFESVAQQTMKKSSWNYYSTGAEDEFTIKENNASFQRIRFRPKVLVNVEHVEISTTMLGAHTSAPIYITATAHAKLGDPDGEVTLARASNKHDIIQMIPLYSSCPLEDITNTREPSRTQWYQIYVKKDRNVTRKAVKAAEARGCKALCITVDNPHLGSRERVLRSQQSESNDDEFEDAPATELDPSLIMNSTLSWDDIPWFQDITNMPIVLKGVQRVEDVIKAAEYGVQAVILSNHGGRQLDYSEAPIEVLAEAMPILRERGLQGEIEVYVDGGFRRGSDVLKALCLGARGVGIGRPFLYAMAAHGQKGLEKAIRIYKDELERNMRLLGCTSIDQLHPGLVKVLGEVRERL; encoded by the exons ATGGTAATGCATCCCGCAGAGGTTGCCCAACACAACAACGCCAACTCCTGTTGGCTCATCATTCATGCAG ATCATCCTGGAGGAAAGAAGGTGATCCTGAAAAATGCG GGCAAAGACTCTACTGCGGACTTTGATCTGATTCATTCTATTGAGATTCTGGATAAGTGGCTAGATCCATCCAAACACCTGGGCGATATCGATACCAGCAAAACAGGCATGTCCGCGGATGGAACCACACAGTCCAAAGAATCGGAACAGAGCCAAGGGACTGTTACAAGGAAACCAAAACTATCACAATGCGTGAATATATCAGACTTTGAGTCTGTAGCACAACAGACAATGAAGAAATCTTCTTGGAACTACTATTCCACTGGAGCCGAGGACGAGTTT ACCATCAAAGAGAACAACGCATCATTCCAGCGCATCCGGTTTCGACCAAAAGTTCTTGTCAACGTTGAGCACGTGGAAATTTCTACCACTATGCTTGGAGCCCATACATCCGCTCCAATCTACATAACAGCTACTGCGCACGCCAAGCTTGGAGATCCAGACGGCGAAGTGACACTAGCGAGGGCAAGCAACAAGCATGATATCATCCAAATGATACCATTGTACTCATCATGTCCCCTCGAAGATATCACGAATACTAGGGAACCTAGTCGGACCCAATGGTATCAGATTTATGTCAAGAAAGATCGGAATGTGACACGGAAGGCTGTTAAAGCCGCCGAGGCACGGGGTTGTAAAGCTCTGTGCATCACCGTCGATAATCCACATCTCGGAAGTCGTGAGAGGGTCCTACGTTCGCAACAGAGTGAGTCTAACGACGACGAATTTGAGGATGCGCCAGCAACGGAGCTGGATCCTTCTCTCATAATGAACTCAACTCTGTCTTGGGATGATATTCCATGGTTCCaagacatcaccaacatgcCTATTGTCCTCAAAGGTGTACAGCGAGTTGAGGACGTCATCAAGGCAGCAGAATACGGCGTTCAGGCCGTGATTCTTTCTAATCACGGCGGACGACAACTCGATTACTCAGAGGCTCCAATTGAGGTCCTCGCGGAGGCTATGCCTATCTTGAGAGAACGAGGTCTTCAAGGCGAAATTGAAGTGTATGTTGACGGCGGTTTTCGTCGTGGCTCAGACGTGTTAAAGGCTTTGTGTCTTGGGGCTCGCGGTGTTGGCATCGGTCGCCCATTTCTTTACGCGATGGCCGCCCATGGACAGAAAGGACTCGAGAAAGCGATTCGCATCTACAAAGATGAACTTGAAAGGAACATGCGACTGCTTGGGTGCACTTCGATAGATCAGCTTCACCCAGGGCTGGTAAAGGTGCTTGGTGAGGTTCGAGAAAGGCTATGA